TGGATGCGTCGAAGTAGTATTGAACGGTATGTTCGAGAAAGTGAAATTGCAGTTGTGATGCCAACCACTGAATTAGGCTTTTATACAGATACACATTATGGAATGAATTACTGGACATTTATTTCAGAAGAGTTACCGACGATTTTACATGAATTATTCCCACAGCTTACAAGAAAACGAGAGAAAACATTTGCAGCAGGTCTTTCAATGGGCGGTTATGGTGCGATTAAATTAGGTTTGCGCTGTCCGGATAAGTTTGCGGCTGTTGCTAGTCTTTCTGGTGCTTTGGCGTTGGCAAGTGATCCTGAAGTTTTGCTGCAATCAGGTAGTCAAGCTTATTGGGAGGGTGTTTTTGGTCCAGTGGAAAAAATCAAGGGATCTGAAAACGATCCGATTCATCTCTTAACCACAGTAGCACCAGCGATTGCGCCAAAAATATTTGTTTGTTGTGGCACAGAGGATTTTTTGTATACGAGCAATCAATATTTTGTTCAAAAAGCGCAGGCAGCTGGTTTTGCTGTCACATATGAAGAAGGACCAGGAGCTCATACGTGGGACTTTTGGGATGAATGGATTCAAAAAGTTTTGCAATGGTTACCAGTTGAGATTTAGCGTGATGTGAAAAATAGGCTGTTATGTTGTCTAAAAAATGAGGAAAGCACAATGTATACTAAAACAGATATCAGAACCAATATTGCAACGAATCGTTTTGATGTACGGGCAAGCGGTATTCTCATTCAAAAAATCATCTTTTGATTTCAACAAAAGCAGTTCATACCCAAACCTTGCCTGGTGGCGCAGTGAAAACGGGTGAAACTTCTCGTGATGCAGTTATTCGTGAGTTGAAAGAAGAAAGTGGTTTAGCTGTGAAAGGAAGAGGTTTGCTAGCTGTCATCGAAAACTTTTTTGTTAGGAAGACGCTGATTACCACCAAGTGCTTTTTTTATATCACTTGCAAACTGTTACAAATACCGCCAGCACTCAGCGGTATAGAAAAGTCAATCACTTTCTTGGCTAGATTTGACTGTTGAAAAGTTGAATCTAAAGCCAGCTATTTTAAATGAAGTGGTCACAAGTTTTTTTTGTAAATAAAGCAATACCATTCCAGCATATAATTTATCGCGATTAAAAACACGCTGTTTTGTAAGTTTATTCTCCTTTTTGGAATCTTACAAAACAGCGTGTTTTTTGAATCCAGTCCCCTTACTACTTAGCCTCAATGCAAAGTAATAGTGGGGGATTATTTTTTTGATTAATAAATTGATAAGCTAAAACATTATAACGTTCTTGGGGCAGATCATTACAATAAGATTTGAGGGCGTCTAGTTCTGCTTTACCGCCAGGATGTCCATAGTAACAGACAAGGATAATGCGCCCTTGTGGTAACAAGTGTTCTAAAAGAGCCGTAAGGGCTTTTTTTGTGGTTTCAGGTAAAGTAATAATCTGCTTATCACTTTTTGGTAAATAGCCCAAATTAAAGATAGCGGCTTTAATTTTTTTACCTTGCAAATAAGTAGCAGCATTTTCATGTCCAGCTAAATGTAAATTGACAGCTACCTGTTCTGGGTGGCGAGCCAATTTTTCTTGCGTAGCTAAAAGAGCAGATTTTTGAATATCAAAAGCATCCACTTTTCCACTTACACCCACCAACTGTGCTAAAAAAAGTGTATCATTACCATTGCCCATGGTAGCATCGACTACATGATCTCCTGTCGTTACAATTTCGCGTAAAAGTTCGTGACTGTAGTGCATAGCTGTTTTAAGCATGAACACCAGCCTCCAAAAAGATATTTTTGCTTCCTTGATAAGTGTTGCGTCGCTTCATTTCTTCATCAATTGCGTTTAAAACTTCCCATTTTTTCAAGCTCCACATCGGTCCAACTAAAGAGTCCCACGGAGCATCCCCGGTTAAACGGTGGATGATCACTTCAGGGGGAATCAATTCCAACTGATCACAAATAACAGTGACGTAACTTTTACGGCTCATGAGTTGCAAGCGACCTTCATGATAATCGCGTAACATTCGCGTATTACGCATTAAATGCAATAGATGTAATTTGATACCTTGAATATCGCTGTCTAGCAAGGTGCGGCGGACATTTTTGACCATCATTTCCGGCGTTTCTCCTGGTAGCCCGTTAATTAAATGCGTACAGACACGAATGTTGTGTTTGCGAAGACGAGCAACTGCATTCACATAAGTAGGATAATCATGTGCACGATTGATAATTTTACTTGTTTCTTCATAAGTTGTTTGTAATCCCAATTCCACCCATAAATATAATCGCTCATTGAGTTCAGCTAAATATTCCACCACGTCTGCTGGTAAGCAATCCGGACGCGTTCCTACAGAAAGTCCAACTACTCCAGGTAAATTTACTACCTGCTCAAAACGTTCTTTAATGACAGACAAAGGCGCATGGGTATTTGTAAAATTTTGGAAATAAACAATATATTGATCTACATGCGGCCATTTTTGGTGCATCATATCAATTTCTTTGTGAAATTGGACGGGTAAGGGATCTTCAGGAGCAACAATCATATCCCCAGATCCTGAAACACTACAAAAAGTACAGCCACCACGCGCGACCGTACCATCACGATTGGGACAATCAAAACCACCGTCCACAGGTACTTTGAAGATTTTCCCACCAAATTCTTGGCGTAAAGCATAATTCCATGAATGGTAACGTTTGTTAGCATCTTCACTGTATAAAAAAGTCATTTTCTGACACCTCATTATTTCTGTTGATTTTTAAAACGCCAGATAAAGCGCTTTTCACTAAAGTAAGGATAGGTTAGGCATAGCCAGCCTAAAGCTAAACTGTACCCACCAATAATATCGCTTGGAAAATGAACACCGACATAAATTCGGCTGCTACCAATGAGGACAATTAAGAGACCAAGTAGAATTTGTAGACTAAGTAAAATCTGTTTGTTCTTCAGTAAACCTGGCAAAATAAAAATTAAAGTACCATATAAAATCATACTGGCACAAGCATGTCCACTAGGAAAACTAAAACTATGTTCTGTCACCAAATGTTGGAGTGTTGGTCGCGCACGCTGAAAGACTAGTTTAATAAGTGGGTTAATAACACCAGCGACTAATCCAACGTTGATCATCAGCCAGAGTGCTTCTGCGTAATACTTGCTACGATATAATAAGAATAAAAAGGCCACTGCCAAAATGATAATCGTAATAGGGTTGGCAAACTTTGTAATCCAAATAAAAAAATTATTCCAAGTAGGATAAGGGGCACGAATAAGATTGGTAATAAAAGTATCAAATCCTGTTAACCAATGGCGGTAAAATTTCACCACGTAGCCTAAAAAAACAAAAAGTAATAAGAAACAACTACTAGCAAATTGGTAATAGAGTTTATTTTTCATAACGTCTCCTTTAGTAAATCCGAATAATTGTTTGACAATGGGATTATTATAGCATGAGAAGAGGTTCCTTTCGTTTATCAAAAGGAATTTTTTCAATATTAGGATAAGGTTAGAAAAAGTCAAAAACCTTATTTTTTAACATTTTTATTAAATCACACAAAAATAGTATTAAAAAAAGAATTAATGTAATCGTTTTGCAACATTTGTTGTCTTTTTTAATAACTATTTTCTTGACGGAATAATAAATTGAAGCTCTGATAATATAAATAATATTTGTAATAAAAATAACGAATTGAAGATAATGTTACAGCAGTTTAACAAATTAGGGAATTAATCATTTAAAACTTTTAATAAAAAACGTTAGACTGTATACTTAAAGTTAAGAAAAGTTTAAAAAAGGAGGCGAGCAACTTGACCCAACTTGTTTCTCGTAAAGAACGACGAAAAGTAGAAAAACAAACTAAGTTTTACCGCGACGCTAAAAAAAGTGCGGCCATCGTGGGAACAACTTTAACAGCATGCTCTGTAGTCGCACCTTTGGCAAAGCCAATGACTGCAGAGGCAACAAATACTAATCAAGCACAAATTTCAAAAAATCTAAGCCAAACAGCGATTCGTAGTAATTCAACAGCTTTAATTACAGAATTAGCAGCACATGCACAACCTGTAGCGGCGGCAAATGATTTATATGCTTCTGTCATGATTGCCCAAGCAATTGTAGAAAGTGGTTGGGGAACAAGTAGCTTATCCCGCGCACCTTATTAT
The genomic region above belongs to Enterococcus saigonensis and contains:
- a CDS encoding NUDIX domain-containing protein, with the protein product MISTKAVHTQTLPGGAVKTGETSRDAVIRELKEESGLAVKGRGLLAVIENFFVRKTLITTKCFFYITCKLLQIPPALSGIEKSITFLARFDC
- a CDS encoding alpha/beta hydrolase is translated as MAFIQANIYSRVLNLDVGLNLILPQSSERFVRNEKDDVPILYLLHGMGGNETAWMRRSSIERYVRESEIAVVMPTTELGFYTDTHYGMNYWTFISEELPTILHELFPQLTRKREKTFAAGLSMGGYGAIKLGLRCPDKFAAVASLSGALALASDPEVLLQSGSQAYWEGVFGPVEKIKGSENDPIHLLTTVAPAIAPKIFVCCGTEDFLYTSNQYFVQKAQAAGFAVTYEEGPGAHTWDFWDEWIQKVLQWLPVEI
- a CDS encoding phosphatase PAP2 family protein — protein: MKNKLYYQFASSCFLLLFVFLGYVVKFYRHWLTGFDTFITNLIRAPYPTWNNFFIWITKFANPITIIILAVAFLFLLYRSKYYAEALWLMINVGLVAGVINPLIKLVFQRARPTLQHLVTEHSFSFPSGHACASMILYGTLIFILPGLLKNKQILLSLQILLGLLIVLIGSSRIYVGVHFPSDIIGGYSLALGWLCLTYPYFSEKRFIWRFKNQQK
- a CDS encoding tRNA (mnm(5)s(2)U34)-methyltransferase, with translation MLKTAMHYSHELLREIVTTGDHVVDATMGNGNDTLFLAQLVGVSGKVDAFDIQKSALLATQEKLARHPEQVAVNLHLAGHENAATYLQGKKIKAAIFNLGYLPKSDKQIITLPETTKKALTALLEHLLPQGRIILVCYYGHPGGKAELDALKSYCNDLPQERYNVLAYQFINQKNNPPLLLCIEAK
- a CDS encoding TIGR01212 family radical SAM protein (This family includes YhcC from E. coli K-12, an uncharacterized radical SAM protein.), which encodes MTFLYSEDANKRYHSWNYALRQEFGGKIFKVPVDGGFDCPNRDGTVARGGCTFCSVSGSGDMIVAPEDPLPVQFHKEIDMMHQKWPHVDQYIVYFQNFTNTHAPLSVIKERFEQVVNLPGVVGLSVGTRPDCLPADVVEYLAELNERLYLWVELGLQTTYEETSKIINRAHDYPTYVNAVARLRKHNIRVCTHLINGLPGETPEMMVKNVRRTLLDSDIQGIKLHLLHLMRNTRMLRDYHEGRLQLMSRKSYVTVICDQLELIPPEVIIHRLTGDAPWDSLVGPMWSLKKWEVLNAIDEEMKRRNTYQGSKNIFLEAGVHA